One window of the Colletotrichum destructivum chromosome 6, complete sequence genome contains the following:
- a CDS encoding Putative RNA polymerase Rpb7-like, nucleic acid-binding, RNA polymerase III, subunit Rpc25, translated as MFILTKIADLVEIAPEDFRKKSVAAIEDNINAKYANKVIQKIGLCICLYDLLWTSEGLIGHGTGLVNVNVEFRLVVFRPFKGEVMFGRIRSSTPAGINLRTDFFDDVFIPFDELPEGAEFNHSEQLWIWNIEGDRLFYDNHEMVRFQVIDEEWHDQTPAGPSQGEEAAPPKPPYKVKGTMAMEGLGVCLWWDGQGSE; from the exons ATGTTCATCCTG ACCAAGATCGCCGACCTGGTAGAGATCGCGCCAGAGGACTTCCGCAAGAAGAgtgtcgccgccatcgaggatAATATCAACGCAAAGTACGCGAATAAGGTCATTCAAAAGATTGGCCTCTGCATCTGCCTCTATGATCTGTTGTGGACCTCCGAAGGCCTCATCGGCCATGGCACCGGTCTTGTTAACGTTAATG TTGAGTTCAGACTCGTCGTTTTCAGACCTTTCAAGGGTGAGGTTATGTTCGGCAGAATCAGAAGTTCCACGCCGGCCGGTATCAATTTGAGGaccgacttcttcgacgacgTCTTTATTCCTTTCGATGAGCTTCCCGAGGGCGCAGAGTT CAACCATTCGGAACAGCTATGGATCTGGAACATTGAGGGCGACAGACTCTTCTATGATAACCATGAGATGGTCAGATTCCAggtcatcgacgaggagtGGCACGACCAGACGCCTGCAGGCCCGAGTCAGGGGGAGGAAGCTGCACCGCCCAAGCCGCCCTACAAAGTAAAGGGCACCATGGCCATGGAGGGTCTCGGCGTATGCCTCTGGTGGGACGGGCAGGGCAGCGAGTAG
- a CDS encoding Putative DNA repair/transcription protein MET18/MMS19, translating into MADFRKLALEFVLSDDTERQTAITQEAASAIQSAPRPSNPVARWVESIKPWMPSANDGHMDDGEDGEADGDVIARSKALSFLAGTLEHLDPEFLKTDQVNLLVSFFGSMFKVDHKAGILPAAKALQRTASMKNFQPQKGNDIVQSVCSLHDDFKAQVAETRAAVYELLDHLIANPDVANDLQYQHGTTSGFITDLLQLCRNERDPRCLMTWFKVLKVFLSEFSPASEVVSEIFSIFSAYFPISLRTSQHPSGITAEDLKLALRACFSAHHRVAEKAIPYLLGRLDQPDSVTVNVKVDILKTLTACLSNYEHVQQGVAPFSDKIWSSLKYEVRNGEIEDTINATLEVIRTIAKRLTGDELRDFALAVQRDCLEDLSNPIYTAASGKLIISVHSAKPAAFALMIAPSVTHVKDNLRHTKSPDHTKNLLILLNSLLELRQALIGGGVQLSVEDAEAFKVTEPMLAPLQSQTYLPLFQKALEDTAQKEDIAIGQQAVKGLGLMVCQRAAQTGESSQPMLPASTLSDICNNLASVIFTTPEQSTMAEARSELENDAVLALQKALTTYPPARAKVIEDCLKLCRSYLHSTDAVSLQTTAPILQEKIKRLAYICCCELPCQGDLLSGYISYLHAIIGILHAMLDAKAHPGIWSILASGIHLAMRLCQRAVENLRPRSKTNNFDDKRYSLTWFNYVANRYPNLPRFDDNILTNDGDDAMDIDEQARSAGNDGDELHGEFILVSLFVVRQLYRRATQIVSYNDDTELSLALSADFTSKELDDRMVEDDYLHALSNMAIFVIQQMTELEQTRLLLNEEVVTLFRGDDEYHHSDPDVGHPWQNSELRDAMLRTWAPQASYSMTSPPKFPISGFSQGRTVILSLGIIQPFHPTTIQRLVERGTAHQILIAGLLARDHSASPRCRHVVSAILTIISNKYPVEKLNEIVTMLQLQMNFIANEKDQPDEVEQVTGNLEHEANLIPGGNPGEVRAEFARPVYAILAGILRRYSGSSLKQLLATVQQGPSNMTIGHILGRNLETIFGDVKVLTKECYGQTRPLWVQKAYFEIIKPMLAKAWPAGSNSKDDKLVAANYSIAVLAAVKHIRYPIYEDDTEDLIRLILCVIRYLPVTKDVAAALDVLQRIIENSPKRTQPFLQSVITACMSIFNKIGTPVDEDITWMPAGYIPFDHSERWRLQCRCQVIRIIGLLPIQFEHRHLLDSASQVQRLLVQASGDKVRRVREAALTARAKWDELN; encoded by the exons TTGCCAGATCCAAAG CATTGAGCTTCTTAGCTGGCACTTTGGAGCATTTAGATCCCGAGTTTCTCAAGACGGATCAAG TCAACCTCCTTGTGTCCTTCTTTGGCAGCATGTTCAAGGTTGACCACAAAGCCGGTATTTTACCAGCTGCCAAGGCACTCCAAAGAACTGCTAGCATGAAGAACTTCCAACCTCAGAAAGGGAATGATATTGTCCAGAGCGTCTGCAGTCTTCATGACGATTTCAAGGCCCAGGTGGCGGAAACACGTGCAGCTGTGTATGAGCTCCTAGACCACCTCATCGCCAACCCAGATGTTGCCAATGACCTCCAATACCAACATGGCACGACTTCTGGATTCATCACCGATCTCTTGCAACTATGCCGCAACGAACGAGACCCCCGGTGTCTGATGACATGGTTCAAGGTTCTCAAGGTTTTCCTATCAGAATTTTCTCCTGCATCAGAGGTTGTCAGCGAAATTTTCAGCATCTTCTCAGCATACTTCCCAATTTCTTTGAGGACATCTCAACACCCCTCAGGAATCACTGCAGAGGATCTGAAGCTTGCTCTCCGAGCCTGCTTTTCAGCCCACCATCGAGTAGCTGAAAAGGCCATCCCATACCTCCTTGGCAGGCTGGACCAACCAGACAGTGTGACTGTCAACGTCAAG GTTGATATTCTCAAGACTCTGACTGCATGCTTGAGTAACTACGAGCATGTCCAACAAGGGGTGGCTCCCTTTTCTGACAAGATTTGGAGCAGCCTCAAGTATGAAGTCCGCAACGGAGAAATCGAAGACACAATCAATGCCACCCTTGAGGTCATCCGAACTATTGCAAAACGACTCACAGGAGATGAGCTTAGAGACTTTGCCCTTGCTGTCCAGCGTGACTGCTTGGAAGACTTGTCAAACCCTATTTACACGGCAGCTTCTGGAAAACTCATCATCTCCGTTCACAGCGCAAAACCTGCTGCGTTCGCGCTCATGATAGCTCCTTCAGTTACTCATGTCAAGGATAACCTTCGCCACACCAAGTCCCCCGACCATACAAAGAACCTCTTGATCCTGCTGAACTCCCTGCTTGAGCTTCGGCAAGCCCTCATTGGGGGAGGCGTGCAGTTGAgcgtcgaggatgctgaGGCATTCAAGGTAACTGAGCCGATGCTTGCCCCGCTTCAAAGCCAGACGTACCTGCCTCTCTTCCAGAAGGCCCTCGAAGACACAGCCCAGAAGGAAGACATCGCCATAGGTCAACAGGCTGTCAAGGGTCTCGGCCTCATGGTCTGTCAGCGAGCAGCCCAAACAGGAGAATCTTCCCAACCTATGCTGCCAGCTTCAACACTCTCCGACATCTGCAACAACTTGGCAAGTGTCATCTTCACCACCCCTGAACAATCCACGATGGCCGAGGCGCGTTCCGAGCTAGAGAATGATGCTGTTCTCGCTCTGCAGAAAGCCTTGACGACTTACCCCCCCGCCCGTGCCAAGGTCATCGAGGACTGCCTCAAATTGTGTAGGTCGTACCTCCATTCCACCGACGCGGTATCCCTTCAGACGACGGCTCCGATCCTGCAAGAGAAAATCAAAAGACTGGCTTACATTTGCTGCTGCGAGCTTCCTTGCCAAGGCGACCTGCTCAGCGGGTACATCTCTTATCTTCACGCCATCATCGGTATTCTACACGCGATGCTCGATGCTAAGGCACACCCCGGAATCTGGTCGATATTAGCTTCTGGAATACATCTGGCAATGAGACTTTGCCAACGTGCCGTCGAAAACCTGCGCCCGCGCTCCAAGACGAACAATTTCGACGACAAGAGATACTCGCTTACCTGGTTCAACTACGTCGCCAACCGATATCCCAACCTTCCGCGATTCGACGATAACATCCTTACCAACGACGGTGATGACGCGATGGATATCGACGAACAGGCGCGAAGTGCGGGAaatgacggcgatgagctACACGGGGAATTCATTCTGGTCAGCCTCTTTGTCGTACGGCAACTCTATAGACGTGCCACCCAGATTGTCAGCTACAACGACGACACTGAGCTCTCTCTCGCTTTGAGCGCCGATTTCACAAGCAAAGAGCTGGATGACAGAATGGTTGAGGACGATTACTTGCATGCCCTCTCGAATATGGCCATCTTCGTTATTCAGCAGATGACCGAGTTGGAGCAGACCAGACTGCTTCTCAACGAGGAGGTTGTCACGCTTTTCCGTGGTGATGACGAGTACCATCATTCGGACCCTGATGTTGGACATCCGTGGCAGAACTCAGAGCTACGGGACGCTATGCTGAGAACCTGGGCCCCTCAGGCTTCGTACAGCATGACGAGCCCTCCCAAGTTCCCGATAAGTGGCTTCAGTCAGGGACGTACTGTCATACTCTCTCTCGGTATTATTCAACCGTTCCATCCGACAACAATCCAGCGACTg GTCGAGAGAGGAACTGCACACCAGATCCTCATCGCTGGCCTTCTTGCAAGGGACCACTCAGCTTCGCCCAGATGCCGCCATGTGGTTTCGGCCATACTTACGATCATCTCAAACAAATACCCTGTTGAGAAGCTGAACGAAATCGTCACCATGCTTCAGCTCCAAATGAACTTCATCGCCAATGAAAAGGATCAGCCCGACGAGGTGGAGCAAGTGACTGGCAATCTCGAGCACGAGGCCAACTTGATTCCTGGCGGGAACCCTGGTGAGGTCAGGGCGGAGTTCGCAAGACCTGTATATGCCATCCTTGCTGGTATTCTCAGACGGTACAGCGGCAGCTCCCTCAAGCAGCTCCTTGCAACCGTTCAACAGGGACCCAGCAACATGACGATCGGCCACATACTTGGTCGCAACCTCGAGACCATCTTCGGCGATGTCAAGGTTCTCACAAAGGAGTGCTACGGACAAACCCGCCCCCTCTGGGTTCAGAAAGCCTACTTCGAGATCATCAAACCCATGCTGGCCAAggcctggccggccgggTCGAATAGCAAGGACGACAAGCTCGTTGCCGCGAACTACAGCATCGCTGTTCTTGCGGCCGTCAAGCACATCCGATACCCGATCTACGAAGACGACACAGAAGATCTGATTAGACTCATTCTTTGCGTGATCCGATACCTGCCAGTAACCAAAGATGTGGCGGCCGCCCTTGATGTCCTGCAGCGAATCATAGAGAACTCGCCCAAACGGACTCAGCCCTTCCTGCAGAGTGTTATCACAGCCTGCATGTCCATCTTCAACAAAATTGGAACACCTGTCGATGAAGACATTACTTGGATGCCGGCGGGTTATATCCCCTTCGACCACTCCGAGcggtggaggttgcagtgTCGCTGCCAGGTCATCCGCATCATCGGCCTCCTCCCAATTCAGTTCGAGCACCGCCACCTTCTCGATTCGGCATCTCAGGTTCAGCGCTTGTTGGTGCAAGCCTCGGGCGATAAAGTTCGCAGGGTCCGCGAGGCTGCTCTGACGGCTCGCGCCAAATGGGATGAGCTCAACTGA
- a CDS encoding Putative integral membrane protein EMC3/TMCO1 codes for MDATGELTNQLAVSHRRTPPQSPSSPLSGTSRKDKSTMAQVPVQTIHRDPQLLYWILFPITVVMILTGILRHYATVLLATPPKKLEKAALKEQRAMMHGVTVRTNHHVLSKKSFEARRDALITAYESGAYLKDPDRKGQPPANPLTDPGAMDGMMGMMKNNMAMIIPNTLIMSWINAFFSGYVIMKLPFPITIKFKSMLQAGVATKDMDPRWMSSISWYFLCIFGLQSVFNFILGSDNAASQMAQQMGQMGGAQGAPQMFGPGVDPDKQFKGEAENIAVVEHYSVLDDVEQRLLAGIKS; via the exons ATGGATGCAACGGGAGAGCTCACAAACCAGCTGGCTGTATCGCATCGACGAACGCCACCACAatccccttcttctcctctttccgGTACTTCTCGAAAAGACAAGTCCACCATGGCTCAAGTTCCGGTGCAGACGATCCATCGGGATCCCCAGCTCCT CTACTGGATTCTATTCCCTATCACGGTGGTCATGATTCTGACCGGTATTCTGCGGCACTACGCCACCGTTCTCCTTGCCACGCCgcccaagaagctcgagaaggcGGCGCTCAAGGAACAGCGCGCCATGATGCACGGCGTCACGGTGCGCACCAACCACCATGTTCTCTCCAAGAAGTCATTTGAGGCGCGCCGCGATGCGCTCATCACGGCCTACGAGTCCGGCGCATATCTCAAAGACCCGGACCGCAAGGGCCAGCCGCCCGCGAACCCGCTGACCGACCCGGGCGCGATGGACGGCATGATGGGCATGATGAAGAACAACATGGCCATGATTATTCCCAACACGCTGATTATGAGCTGGATCAACGCCTTCTTCAGCGGATACGTCATCA TGAAACTGCCGTtccccatcaccatcaagTTCAAGAGCATGTTGCAGGCGGGTGTTGCTACCAAAGATATGGATCCCCGTTGGATGTCTAGCATCAGTTGGTACTTCCTATGCATCTTTGGCCTGCAGTCCGTCTTCAACTTCATCCTGGGAAGTGACAATG CTGCTAGCCAGATGGCTCAGCAGATGGGGCAGATGGGAGGTGCACAGGGTGCTCCCCAGATGTTCGGCCCTGGTGTTGACCCTGACAAGCAGTTCAAGGGCGAAGCTGAGAACATTGCTGTCGTTGAACACTACTCTGTTCTGGATGATGTGGAGCAGAGACTGCTCGCGGGTATCAAGTCATAG
- a CDS encoding Putative signal peptidase complex subunit 2 — protein sequence MLQDKPSHSTPGKPPRNCQFYPQFLTTTPDAMSSSERITVYNLADLKNHSDDALPNYLNSLKFAQSHTLTDVRLALGYSAFLVAGACFLWDYKLGFESTKYYTAAAVVLYSLLNGALTLWIWLKEAGTVYEGTSPSGEKISIATSTKKNDPTYNMKITLTHKNGEKKTLELSKPFAEWFDSQGRFVVIPFQEVLATNIPIIGKLDPKRVKSVSQAYSADVLDALYAESAATGSEAEAIKGASKRRKA from the exons ATGTTACAAGACAAACCATCGCACTCCACGCCTGGCAAGCCTCCGCGTAATTGTCAATTCTACCCGCAATTTCTTACCACAACGCCAGACGCCATGTCTTCCTCTGAAAGAATAACGGTCTACAATTTGGCGG ACCTTAAAAACCACTCGGACGACGCACTTCCCAACTACCTTAACTCCCTCAAATTCGCCCAATCCCACACCCTTACCGACGTCCGCCTAGCACTCGGGTACTCTGCCTTTCTGGTCGCCGGCGCATGTTTCCTGTGGGACTACAAGCTCGGCTTTGAAAGCACAAAGTACTACACAGCGGCTGCCGTGGTCCTCTACTCGCTTCTCAATGGTGCTCTGACGCTATGGATCTGGCTCAAGGAGGCAGGCACCGTGTACGAGGGCACATCTCCTTCGGGCGAGAAG ATCAGCATCGCAACCTCGACAAAGAAGAACGACCCAACCTACAACATGAAAATCACCCTTACCCACAAGAAtggcgagaagaagacacTTGAACTCTCAAAACCCTTTGCCGAGTGGTTCGACTCACAGGGccgcttcgtcgtcatccctTTTCAGGAGGTTCTCGCCACAAAcatccccatcatcggcaagCTTGATCCCAAGCGCGTCAAGTCTGTGTCACAGGCGTATTCGGCTGACGTTCTCGACGCGCTGTACGCTGAGAGCGCGGCGACAGGCAGCGAGGCAGAGGCGATTAAGGGTGCGAGCAAGAGACGCAAGGCATGA